In one Drosophila albomicans strain 15112-1751.03 chromosome X, ASM965048v2, whole genome shotgun sequence genomic region, the following are encoded:
- the LOC117565791 gene encoding 40S ribosomal protein S19a, which produces MPGVTVKDIDQHAVTKAVAVFLKKTGKLKVPDQMDIIKTAKFKELAPYDPDWFYVRCASILRHLYHRSPAGVGSITKIYGGRKRNGVHPSHFCRAADGAARKALQALEHARLVEKHPEGGRKLSSIGQRDLDRIANQIVAKQRDAAKQTGPIVISK; this is translated from the exons ATGCCAGGTGTCACAGTGAAGGATATTGACCAGCATGCCGTTACCAAGGCGGTCGCAGTTTTCCTTAAGAA gACTGGCAAATTGAAGGTGCCCGACCAGATGGACATCATCAAGACCGCCAAATTCAAGGAGCTGGCACCTTACGATCCCGACTGGTTCTATGTGCGTTGCGCCTCGATTCTGCGTCACTTGTACCATCGCAGTCCCGCTGGCGTCGGCTCCATCACCAAGATCTACGGCGGACGCAAGCGCAACGGTGTCCACCCATCGCACTTCTGCCGTGCCGCCGATGGCGCTGCCCGCAAGGCTCTGCAGGCTTTGGAACACGCTCGCCTGGTCGAGAAGCACCCCGAGGGTGGCCGCAAATTGAGCTCGATTGGACAGCGTGATTTGGATCGCATTGCCAACCAGATTGTCGCTAAGCAGCGTGATGCTGCCAAGCAGACGGGCCCTATTGTTATTTccaagtaa
- the LOC117565783 gene encoding serine/threonine-protein kinase PAK mbt, with translation MFSKKKKKPLISMPSNFEHRVHTGFDKRENKYVGLPLQWASIVGNNQILKSSNRPLPLVDPSEITPTEILDLKTIVRPHHNNNKADTTSLNSSSSTMMMMGGGGNMGTGPPGAAASMSMAPGGMSSAPGIVLPKTSHVARSNSLRSSSPPRVRRVANVPPAVPEEEAGPGPGPSGGPFKPPPSQAGSGAGVAHNMLYPNPSQHAHPPHLHPHAHPHPHANGGAIGPLAVRTDPYRGNLGNPAGNAGNPGMQQTSPVSSVASATRSTHSHSNQQQQQLNNNGQNPYPLYPATQQQQQQQQQQPKLVGQDQNQNPHGGVGVNKTASRASSSSGNAAALAAAAQAAQQTQPKQEQRLTHEQFRAALQMVVSAGDPRENLEHFNKIGEGSTGTVCIATDKSTGRQVAVKKMDLRKQQRRELLFNEVVIMRDYHHPNIVETYSSFLVNDELWVVMEYLEGGALTDIVTHSRMDEEQIATVCKQCLKALAYLHSQGVIHRDIKSDSILLAADGRVKLSDFGFCAQVSQELPKRKSLVGTPYWMSPEVISRLPYGPEVDIWSLGIMVIEMVDGEPPFFNEPPLQAMRRIRDMQPPNLKNAHKVSPRLQSFLDRMLVRDPAQRATAAELLAHPFLRQAGPPSLLVPLMRNSRHHT, from the exons ATGTtcagcaagaagaagaagaaaccgCTGATCTCGATGCCGAGCAACTTTGAGCATCGCGTGCACACGGGATTCGATAAGAGGGAGAACAAATACGTTGGCCTCCCGCTCCAATGGGCTTCGATTGTGGGCAACAATCAGATACTCAAGTCCAGCAATCGCCCCCTGCCGCTCGTCGATCCCTCAGAGATTACGCCCACCGAGATCCTTGATCTGAAGACGATTGTGCGTCCgcatcacaacaacaacaaggcggACACCACATCactgaacagcagcagcagcaccatgatgatgatgggagGTGGCGGCAACATGGGTACCGGCCCACCAGGAGCAGCTGCATCCATGTCCATGGCACCGGGTGGCATGTCATCAGCGCCGGGCATTGTGCTGCCCAAGACATCGCATGTGGCACGCTCCAATTCGCTGCGCAGCTCGAGTCCGCCGCGCGTGCGTCGTGTGGCAAATGTGCCGCCCGCAGTGCCCGAGGAGGAGGCGGGGCCAGGGCCGGGTCCATCTGGTGGGCCCTTCAAGCCGCCGCCGTCACAGGCAGGATCAGGAGCCGGGGTGGCACACAATATGCTCTATCCGAATCCCAGTCAACATGCGCATCCGCCACATCTGCATCCGCATGCGCATCCGCATCCCCATGCCAACGGTGGCGCCATCGGTCCCCTGGCCGTGCGCACTGATCCCTATCGTGGCAATCTGGGCAATCCGGCTGGCAATGCTGGCAACCCGGGCATGCAGCAGACGTCGCCTGTCAGCTCCGTGGCGAGTGCCACACGCTCCACGCACTCGCATTccaaccaacagcaacaacaacttaacaACAATGGCCAGAATCCATATCCACTTTACCCCgccacacagcaacaacaacaacagcagcagcagcaaccaaagcTTGTGGGCCAagatcagaatcagaatccaCATGGTGGTGTCGGTGTCAACAAGACTGCGTCCCGTGCCTCCAGCTCCAGTGGCAATGCGGCTGCCTTGGCTGCCGCCGCACAGGCGGCACAGCAAACACAACCCAAGCAGGAGCAGCGTTTGACACACGAGCAATTCCGTGCCGCCTTGCAGATGGTTGTTTCTGCTGGTGATCCGCGCGAGAATCTCGAGCACTTCAACAAGATTGGCGAAGGCTCGACGGGCACCGTTTGCATAGCCACCGACAAGTCTACAG GTCGCCAAGTGGCTGTCAAGAAGATGGATCTGCgcaagcagcagcgacgcGAGCTGCTCTTCAACGAGGTGGTCATCATGCGTGACTATCATCATCCCAACATTGTGGAGACATACTCCAGTTTTCTGGTCAACGACGAGCTCTGGGTGGTCATGGAGTATCTCGAGGGCGGCGCTCTCACCGACATTGTGACGCACTCGCGCATGGATGAGGAGCAAATCGCCACCGTTTGCAAGCAGTGCCTCAAGGCGTTGGCCTACTTGCATTCACAG gGCGTCATCCATCGGGACATCAAGTCGGACTCCATTCTGCTGGCCGCCGATGGCCGCGTGAAGCTGTCGGACTTTGGCTTCTGTGCTCAGGTGTCGCAGGAGCTGCCGAAGCGCAAATCGCTTGTGGGCACACCGTACTGGATGTCACCGGAGGTGATCTCCCGCCTGCCCTATGGTCCCGAGGTAGACATCTGGTCGCTGGGCATCATGGTGATCGAGATGGTCGACGGGGAGCCGCCGTTCTTCAATGAGCCGCCGTTGCAGGCGATGCGTCGTATACGCGATATGCAGCCACCCAACCTGAAGAATGCTCACAAGGTGTCGCCGCGTCTCCAATCATTCCTCGATCGCATGCTCGTCCGTGATCCAGCGCAGCGTGCCACAGCCGCCGAGCTGCTGGCGCATCCGTTCTTGCGGCAAGCGGGGCCGCCATCGTTGCTGGTGCCGCTGATGCGTAACTCGCGACACCACACCTAG
- the LOC117565800 gene encoding probable small nuclear ribonucleoprotein G — MSKAHPPELKKYMDKRMMLKLNGGRAVTGILRGFDPFMNVVLDDTVEECKDNTKNSIGMVVIRGNSIVMVEALDRV; from the exons atgtCGAAAGCACATCCACCAGAGCTGAAAAA GTACATGGACAAGCGAATGATGCTCAAATTGAATGGCGGCCGCGCAGTCACCGGCATTTTGCGCGGATTCGATCCCTTTATGAACGTAGTGCTCGACGACACCGTGGAGGAGTGCAAGGATAATACCAAGAACAGCATTGGCATGGTCGTGATACGCGGCAACAGCATCGTCATGGTCGAGGCCCTGGACAGAGTTTGA